The Apium graveolens cultivar Ventura chromosome 6, ASM990537v1, whole genome shotgun sequence genome contains a region encoding:
- the LOC141667205 gene encoding protein RGF1 INDUCIBLE TRANSCRIPTION FACTOR 1-like, whose product MGPDVEDNKWPPWLKPLLEDKFFDECKLHSGSHKNECNFFCLDCHFDPPLCSLCLPLHKDHPVIQIRRSSYHDVIRVGEIQKYLDLTSIQTYVINSSKVVFLNKRPQLRPGKGVTNTCKVCDRGLLDNFHFCSIGCKIAGTSKFFVKNHFKTLAWDVGESYYSSGGSSNEHGQQRSNIGNGKGFSPSTPLTTTVNFKTSNRRKGIPRRAPTGGLIIEY is encoded by the exons ATG GGTCCTGATGTGGAAGACAATAAGTGGCCACCGTGGCTTAAACCCTTGCTTGAAGACAAGTTTTTCGATGAATGCAAATTGCACTCTGGTTCGCACAAGAATGAGTGTAATTTCTTTTGTCTTGATTGCCATTTTGATCCTCCTCTTTGCTCTCTTTGTCTCCCCCTTCACAAGGACCACCCCGTCATTCAG ATAAGAAGGTCCTCGTACCATGATGTGATTAGAGTTGGCGAGATTCAGAAGTATCTGGACCTTACTTCTATCCAGACCTATGTTATTAATAGCTCTAAGGTTGTTTTCTTAAATAAACGACCTCAACTTAGGCCTGGAAAGGGTGTTACTAATACCTGTAAAGTTTGTGATCGTGGCCTTCTTGACAACTTCCATTTCTGCTCTATTGGATGCAAG ATTGCCGGTACTTCAAAATTTTTTGTCAAGAACCATTTTAAGACGTTGGCCTGGGACGTGGGAGAATCTTATTATAGCAGTGGTGGCAGCAGCAATGAGCATGGTCAGCAGAGGAGTAATATTGGAAATGGGAAAGGTTTTAGTCCGTCAACACCACTAACTACAACGGTCAATTTCAAGACAAGCAATAGAAGAAAGGGTATTCCTCGCAGAGCTCCAACGGGTGGACTAATCATAGAATACTAG